The window ATTGGCATAATTAAATACGGGAAGTTTCACAATTGATTTGATTCTGCTCGTTGATTTATTATGTTGAAATAATGGTAGGGTGTTGCTGGGCATTTTCCGCTGTGGCAGCGATAGAAGGAATTATAAAGCTTAAGACAGGTAAGTTAATATCATTATCAGAGCAACAGCTTGTGGACTGTGATGTTGAAGGTGTGGATCAAGGCTGTGGAGGTGGTCTCATGGACAATgctttccaatttattttacgAAACGGAGGCCTAACAAGTGAAGCTACTTACCCCTACCAAGGAGTAGATGGCACATGCAAAAGCAAGAAGACAGCATCTATTGAAGCAAAAATAACTGGGTATGAAGACGTGCCGGTGAACAATGAAAACGCTCTCCTGCAAGCTGTGGCCAAACAGCCAGTATCTGTTGCTGTTGAAGGTGGTGGGTACGATTTCCAGTTTTATAAAAGTGGTGTCTTCAAGGGGGATTGCGGGACATACCTAGACCACGCGGTTACTGCAATTGGATATGGCACTAACAGCGATGGGACTAATTATTGGTTGGTGAAGAATTCATGGGGAACCAGTTGGGGTGAAAGTGGGTATATGAGGATGCAGAGAGGCATCGGTGCAAGGGAAGGCCTCTGTGGTGTTGCCATGGATGCTTCTTATCCAACTGCATGAGTAAACGTTAAGGGTCGTGTGATTAAACGCTAAGGGTCGTGTGATTacttttaaactaattaaattgtcAATAATATATAGTGCTTGATTATAGGAAATGTGTGGAAACTTTGTAAATAATCTGATTAAGGGTCGTGTGATTAAACGATAAGGATCGTGTGATTATTTAAATGTGTGTTTATATCCCTTAAACGTTAAGGGTCATGAATtgatgtatatgtatatatagttTCATTTAAATCTGAAGTACGTATTTGATTtgataacacacacacacacacttcgTATTTAACTTGGTTTAAGGACTATGAAACTAGATATCTGGGATTTGGATTAAAGAGTAAATCTTTTGGATATCAAACAGATTGATAAAACTAATAAGAAGAATTAAGTTATTTattgacttaatttttaatgGAAGTGTATACATTAGTTACTTAGTAAATTCATTAAAttgtatgtataaaaaaatattatgttatattaattaagtaattatgGTATAAAATGATTTCAAGGTCGTCGCAGTTTCGTTGAGATTAGTAGATTATGGAGCCCTTGTGTTTTgtatcttataaaaatataactaatattgtatattttataaaattttaggatgataACATGtatgttaaatatttaatataattattattatgctaGGAATTTTTTTGAGATGTTGGACTTAAATGTTAGTTAAATCCATGTTACCTAATGTAGAATTTTTCCTTGATAATGTTTATATTAACTCTGAACATAGTAGTTAAATGATACTTAGTTTAAATTATATGATGtcatatttcaattatttttgtgaATAAATCTTAGTTTAATTCATGTAGTAGTTAAATATGTTACACAAAATATGACCAATGTGATGGGATAAATTGTGATGTGATGAATCTAAGAAGATTGCTTAGTGAATGGAACATGAATTGATTGTTTATTGAAGTATAACAGGTTTAGTTGATAATTTAGAATCTCTCAGTATAGGGAGGAGACTTTgctaaaatttcagaatttttacaTGGAAATTGTTCCTAAATAATTGGTGATGTTACAATGTGTGTGCACAATCCTTTCTACTATAGTGTTGTATGTGGACATTAGGGCAAGTTGACGTGTAAAGAAggtaaaatagaaagaaaaaaaaatcactatctAATTTTATGGTAACTAGAAACCTTAATTGGTCTTCAGAGTTTCTGAGTAAGGGTTTGGTTATGTAATAGGAGATAAATATCACCCTATACATGCTAAGGTATGTATGTTATTCAATATATTGTCATCAtccacaaaataaaattcaaaagacaAGGCCCGATGATGGACTTTACCATCATGGGTTATTCAATGGACTATATTAATTGGCCTATTATCTATTGAAAGAACAAGGTCTATTATGAGACCATTTCATCCTAGACCTTTTAATAGATAAAAGAATCATTTAATATAAGGATGAGATATTCATATCATGATCAACGGACTAAATAACATCAAAATgacatggtttaattttaaatcattccATTCTCGGCTATTTAGAACTGATAGGcacacattatatatatatatatatatatatatgacttatTATGGTTCGAAAAACTCTTAGTATCCATTAAGTAGCATTCAAAAATCAAAGCCTATTATCTAACCATTTCATCCTAGGCTACTTAATAAATGACAAGgatattgaattgaattgtgaaataaaatgattatgtggtgaccaaaataattaatatcctagaaatcatgtattaattgatattattattcaCTTATCGATATCAGAAGAACGAGGCCCAATATTAAACCATATCATCCTAAGTcgattaataattaatagaaataattaatttatcgatCATTTATTAATTGATCATATTACTCAGTAATTAACATTCAAAAGATAGGGTCTAAAATAAAACCATTTCATCTTGGGTCAATTAatgattaatagaaaaaattagcacaatgacaatttttttctttattaatcaaCATCCGGAGGACATGGCCTAAGATTAAACCATACCGTCTTGggttgattaattatttttgcatatttgttcttatatatatgcatatttcttcttcttcatcattttttcaataatatatccATAATGTACTTACTACATCATTTTCTTAAAATCACATAACTCATATTACAACTttccaaaaatttatttcatccaCCCAACTAACAAAccaattcaaaattaatcagTCCATATTCAATTACATTACAAACAAAATCACATCAAATTTTCAGCAAATTCAACAAGCctctaacaaaataatttatattattcaaaataaattctcatAATATTCATATCCAAttcaaaattcatgaaaatcatCTCAAACCACAAACACACATCAATTCAAGTCAATGATGTCTAAACAATCCAAAACTTACATACTGTAGCGAGCATTTTTCCCTACATTCCATAACATTTTAGcaatttgtaaaaaacaaatatttgagtTTATGGATAGACCTTCTGAGATGTTTGGTGTGTCTAGGATCTACTAAAATCAAGGTCGAAGGACTACTAGAATGGTGGTGGTGCATGTACTCACACACCGCCACCATTATTGGAACATGGTTTCACGCGTCGCCGCTACTAGAGGATTGTTAGATAATGAGTTTGAAGCTCCTATGTCTCTTTTTTTATACTACACTAGTAGTGATGCCCACTGCTACTCGAGAGAGAAGATTTGGCCTATCAAAGCTTCGAtcctcttctcttttatttttcttttctctctctattggTTTTCACCGCCACCAATCACTATTATGGAGGAAGGAGGCAAGCTTGGTGGTATGGAGACTAGTTGACGTCGGGTCGATGTGATGAGGTCATTTGCAAGGTTTGGTGGAGAGGTACTGTTTAAAGCACAGTTCTTCTTTCTCTCACATCTCTTTAGATCtttctacttcttctttttaatttctgttGCAACTATTACTGGTGGAGGAAAGGGTAACTATACAAGATGGAGGAGCTTGGATTTAAAAGGGAGAGAGGACATCTTTGAAGAATCTTCATATTATAGTTTTAAGATTCGGCCCGGTCCAAAACTCGAGTTTCAAGTTTTGATCGGGTCACCAGGTCGACcgggtcaattctttttttaaatcaaaacaacatcgttttagtaaaaaaaaaacaaacaaaagttaACGGGTTTGCAACCGAGTCAGCCGAGTCAcactgggttttttctttttctattttttcttcaatccgAACCGGTTCCAGCCCCGGGTCGGCTGGATCCCGGATCGACCCGCCGAGCCAGgccgagtttcaaaactatacttCATATGATTGGTGTGAAGGAAAATTCTTGTGAGAGGAGAGGTGTTGAACATGGCAAAAGGTTCTACTGTAGCTATCGTCGTCGACAATCAAGCAAATGGTGGCCTCTGTAACAGAGGCTCTGTTGTCACTTATGGAGAGGTCATGGGTtttcacctttcctttcctttcttttttgttttttcattgagAAAGTGTTTTTGATGTGTGCGGGTACAGTTGATagagtgttttatttttgtgcaGGGCCTCTTCTCTTGAATTGTTCGTGTCCGGATGTAATGTAGGTGTGTATGTTTATTTATACTATGATGAACCTTCTTaacctttcaattattttttctaatttttttagagagTTCTTCcaccttttaaattttcaaaatttcttctCATAAGACAAATTACATTTTACtcgctaaatttttttaatttctatttgattaatttttctctcttcctttttttaaaaaacttttcaatacaaaaacaataagaaaaatggttgaaaaatacaaaatgactAGAATTTTGCCAAATTGtgtcaaaaatgtattttttgagatttttgagaatttttgtatttttatgatttttgaaaatatgttgaaaacaGGGTAAAAAATTTGTGATGGTAGTTGCCTGCTCTTTAGaatatttacaatataaaaacaaggaaaaattatttttctttcaatttatatagtaagttttgtaaagaaaaaaaaagatcacacataatgttttaaaaaaaatgaatgtatTCAACTTGGGATTaatatagataataaaaaaattcatcttagAATTTATGCAAATGAGATCAACTTGGGATCTTAAGTAAAAGGGATCTATGTGAAATATGATCAACTTGAAATCTATATAACTGCAAGGATTAACTCAAAATCCATATAACTAAAAGGATCAACTCTAGATTCATgtaaaaaaagatcaatttgAGATCCATAGAAAGATCATATTGGGATTGAGATCATCTTAGGATCTAGATCAACTGAGATTATCttgaaatctatataaaatGTTCAATTTGAGATTTATAAAATGATCATTTTAGGATCTAGATTAACTTGGGATTTATGAAAGGGTCATCTTAGGATCCAGATCATCGTGGGATCTATAAAAACAAAGGATCATTTTGGGATCCAAATGGATGGAAAAGATCAACTAGGGATTATTCAATGTAATGGTCTTATTCTGCTATCAACATGAACTCCCCCCAACACTGTCTCTATCTTTTTCAttgacattattttttgttcttttgaccTTTGATCGTGTAACTAATTGTGATACCATGCTCACTTGTTCACTTTAACTTAGTTTTGAAAATAGAAATGTTGATTCCGAACCTTCCATATAATCAAATTGTCATCCAAATTCAACTATCTTTAAGGTCAATTGCCCTTTGTTGATCATATCCTTGTCATGTGCTACAAACTTGTTGCCCCCAGGCCCCAGTGATCCTTATTTATCAACTGTTCTCGTATTCATACTTTGCtctccattttttattattgctcATGTCAACACCCTTCTTTTACCAAGTTTTCTCAACATCCATGTTGTTATGGAAacccaattatttatttaaattttagagtAAGGCTTTATCACCtagttcttttatttattttttgctttattaacAATTTATGCTCATAATATCGCCATTGGATTATATAGTAgaccaaaaaaatcattataattataaatgataTGTTTGCAAATTTATTGGTCAATGGAAAGatgatattttaagaaaaatataaaaacaaatattttgaataacATTTTGCCATAATCCtaacaattttattctttggacAAGGAAAAACAGAATGATTTCAGGCATAGTATTTTTTCACAGCATCAAGATTTATAAGCCTTGGCAAGTCTCTTCTGTCCATATCcagtaaaagataaaagaaccTCCTAAAAATGTTTTATTGACTACATATGGGCTTTCATAATTAAGTGTCCACTTGCTTCGATATTCCCCaagaatttgtaaaatatttttcaatactaGAAGGTCATTTGTTTGCGTGGTTGCTTCTGCGTTTGAAGCAACCATAACAAACATAATGTTAGGTTACgtcaaaaacataatttaattttggtgaGGCCCATGCAAATTCACATTTTGCACGCGAATTTAGCGAAGCAACTCCTGGCTGCTTTTTGAAATTCTGCGTTTACGTGCACAATGTAATTCACTTGCACTATTCACGCAAACAGTGCAAGTAAATTGCATTATGCACGCGAACActgcaagtgaattgcactgtttgTACTATTCAAGTGAACaatgcaattcacttgcactatTCGAGtgaacttcttcttcttcttttttcagtgtgtttagtttttgtatatatttttttaaaaaaactagtttagagtgaattaaattttttcccgAAAATCTAGTGTagaatgaattaaattcactcacactgtaatatcaaatcaattttatttctgataatattttatctaattttattacacgctcaaaaaaatatagaaactgtaattcttgtcgaatgaattttgtacgtaatggaattgtagatagtttaatggcataataaaaaatattttatataaagtattatttatttcatgaagtaataacaatagttaaatctacaacatttaaattaaaaaccatcaattttaatatatatattttaaaattttttataacttttattcaacctcaatttcaaccacaattttaaccaaacacctattttttcaaaccaaccttaattaaaaatacgttttataaaacaacttttttcaaataacaaccacaacagctatcGCAATACAGATCTCTTGCTTGAAATTCTCGAGGTCATAACTTTTTTGTCATGCACCGTAGCCTTCCTTTTCTAATACAGTTGTTAGTGACAGATTGCGTCCAACTTTTtctcattaattaaattcaattgctCATATAAGATCTTTTCCCATTCTAATTCATTTAACTTTGCTTCTTTCAATACCTATAAAGAAGGTATTTAAACTTCCAATGGCATCACCGTTTTCTTCCCATAAACTAGAGAATATTAGGTTACACATGTTAATGTATTGACAACTGTTTTGTATCCATGCAATGCATATGGAAACATTTCATGTCAATCATGATCATTTTTTGAACAATTTTCTTTATACTTTTGTTTGTTGCTTCTACTCTTCTTTCATCTTTGGTCGATAAGATAATGATTTGATATGCTTAGTTTTCCACCGTTGACACATATCTTGAATCATCTTGCCATTAAAAATATGGGCATTGTAGTTACAATTACTTCTAGTAAACTATACTAGCAaacaatgtttttctcaataatcTTATAGACTACCATCAGTGTAACATGAGCATAAAAAGTTGTCTCCATCCACTTTGTAAAACAGTCAATTGCTCCTAAGATAAATAGATGCCCATTACTTGTTTTTGGGTTCATCGGACTGATATTGTGTTAGTGGTATATTGATTTTATCTGCAAAGACTTGACATTTATGACACTTCCACATATATTCAATGCATTTGATATGGTTGGATGtatctatttttaataaatataataaaaataatctaaaattttagtaatatatatatatatatatatatatatatatatatatatatatctttgattttcttgaaaatgaaCTTAAGAATTTTGTTGAACTTAAATTAAAGGAAGAAATCGTTACTGCTCAAAACTTTATTCAAGATCAATATGTAACATCAATTTTATTCAACCCCGAAGCCTAATGTATATTacaaattattttccttttttttatatttgtgcaAGCACCATAAGCAACCACCTCTTAAAATGGCAAAAGTCAGCCCttcacaaaatgaaaaaagaagaagaagaaggaaaaagaaacaatttttttaaattaataagttatttttaattttaaaattagatattatattttttttagagatggATACATCATACATGGAAATCATTTATCGGGTCAAATTCATAGACTTACGGTCAGTATTCAAGATGGAGGgatcatattataaattaacattgtaTTAACATATACAGATTCAAACAAGCAATAAAGAACAATAGAGATGAATTATGTataaaacccattaaaaattaaaaactatgacATTATGGGGGGCGCAAAAAGTTAGAATCTTTAGTAAACTTGTAATGATGGTGTTGGCCATTTAATTTTTCCACTCCTAATTATAATTAAGGTCTTCCACTCTTaatttgattggaaattaatcaaatcttgtattttatatgaatacatGTATATCGTGAAGTAACTCTTGCAGCAAATTCCTCCACTATCACTACACTAAAATATATACACCAATCAAGCAAGAGGTGATTGGAGCTCATCAAGGAATATAGTAGGTGATATATCATAATATATGAACAAATACATAGCTCATTGTTTTAGCCTGATCTTCACATGGGCTGAATCTAGACGAGCACCatattataaaatactttttttctttgtttattttattttattttgcatttgatAAAGTGTCATTATAGAAAGGTGATGGCTGTACCAAGGAAGTAGATGAGGATGATGAAGACAAGGCAAGGCCTCGTAGCCTCGTAAAAGAAGTCTTTCTATAAAACAATCGAACACTTGTGGAGGCCACATTtttactcttcttctttttttcctcatttgttgtataattaatatttggaaTCTTATGTCAAACGGAGAAGTCAGATCACCCCATCGGGCAGTAGCCGTCATAAAGCGATGGGGCGGCTCTTCTTCACCTCCaactacatatataaatatattttctaattcttttggcaaacatatataaaatgccGACAGAGCACTAAATGAAACTCCTCAgctcaaaatcaatttttcttttccttctatttttttttttttttttttgaggaagTCAAAATCAACTCTTGTTAATAGGGAAACGTCAGTTAACAACATGTATGTGGTTCGAGGGAATAATAAattggtatatttttttatataaataaatggcttcttttaaataaaaacaaaggtgcaatttcatattttaaaaaataaggaaaatggGAAATGAGTCTGTTAACAACTGttggatatatttttctttttcaaatataCAAATTTCGTTGAACTAAAAATAAGGAAGACTTCTACATGAAAAACAACTACAAGGTTAGGGAATTTTCATGTGGCCATAGACATAATCTACTGTTCACTATAATAGTGAAGGGGCATCAATGGTcttcccagaaaaaaaaaaaactgcttgcCTTGAAATTAGAGGAAATTAGaggtgtttttatatttttatgtggcGTATTAGTCATTATAGATTTGTCTTAATGTATTTTAgtctatttaatatttttatgaataataaaacaacaaaatacattctaaggataaaataatcaaCACAGTTAGGGAAGGGGtgtttcaatattttcattttttataagtaataaaattacaaatgtgTCCTTGAATCCAAGAATTTTAAGTAATTAGGGTTTGGAGTATTAGATCTTTTagcctctatttttttttttttgttaacttagGTTTTACTGAggttaataacataatttagcatcaaaataatatttttaaatttaaaaaagcttTTGGCGCTTGCGTAACATATGTCAACATCTAGAAGCCTTTGCAAACACTAATTGGCACATGTGGCGACTTCTAGTTGTAAAAAATAGGCTTTAgctatataattttattctttattatattCTCTTTTATTATGGGTTGCACATATCATTCATATATGGCTCATTTATTGCCGgtgaccttttattttttttacccttcatttctcttttctaCCCCCATAAATGCACTATGGTCTTcattgtttttgatattttagattcagtccttttaattttgatttttgtatttttttcattttttattttgttaaacttttatttattttcagtttaatccttaatttctaatttgtatatataatatttttgatttggttcttcaacttttaattttttttttcctttcctcttttgttaaagtttttatgactttcaattttatccatcaaatcAAGTAATTTAGCccctcttcttttgtttttttattgtttttcttagcttgtcaaagtttttataatttttaatcttatccttcaaatcaagttcatggtttttattttttccaatgatgatgatgatgttaacaaaaataa of the Populus nigra chromosome 7, ddPopNigr1.1, whole genome shotgun sequence genome contains:
- the LOC133698214 gene encoding senescence-specific cysteine protease SAG12-like codes for the protein MAAKKCSIHIFLPFLLILATKIVCRPLDEQEYMLKRHEEWMAQHGRVYVDMKEKGKRYLIFKENIERIEAFNSGSDRGYKLGVNKFADLTNEEFRAMHHGYKRQSSKLMSSSYRHENLSAIPTSMDWRKAGAVTPVKDQGTCGCCWAFSAVAAIEGIIKLKTGKLISLSEQQLVDCDVEGVDQGCGGGLMDNAFQFILRNGGLTSEATYPYQGVDGTCKSKKTASIEAKITGYEDVPVNNENALLQAVAKQPVSVAVEGGGYDFQFYKSGVFKGDCGTYLDHAVTAIGYGTNSDGTNYWLVKNSWGTSWGESGYMRMQRGIGAREGLCGVAMDASYPTA